The window ttctctcctctctctctgcgGTAAGTCTGGGAGGGAGCAAACTTGTTTGTGGTTCCAAACCCAAGCCTAATTCATAGTCTGTATCCTCGGGAATTATGGGTATCCGCTGCGCTAGCTCACAGCAACCCTGTCCCATGCAGCTATCACTGTCTGTCTGGGCATACTGTATGTTAACTGAACAATCCTCAGCGTAGTGACTAGCACTTCCCTGGTGTACAGTCATCTCTGTGTAGAAGCAGCATGGCAGTCCATCATAGCTAACATGATCTGGAGACTGTAGCTGCTCGGAGCTAACACTATAAAAGTTCTGTGGGGAAGCGACCGCTTGAGATTCTGCGGCCCACCTGCAGTGTCCCCTGTCATCTCCTTCCTTACCTTTATGTTCTAAGTTGGGGACCTCAAAACAGTTACAAGCTAGCCCTTGCTCTCCACAAGGCTTCACAGAGCTGTGGCTCTTTTCAGCCACAGTGCCCTCTAGGGGCCCAGCTGAGGTAGTGAGTTCCCTGCTTTCCACCGAAGAGTGGCTACTACAGTTGGGCTCCAGGCTGCAGTTAGACAACTGGTCCCCAGAACTGTAACACGCTCCAAGCTGCGGTTGTAGGCAGTCCATCATCCCTGAAACTGTGGCTGAAGTGTCGTCAGCTTGAGCGGTGGCGGCAAACACTGTCCCGGCCTCCCCGGCTGATCCCCGACAAGGACTCTTACTGCGGTACACATAGGGATCGTAATCACTGCTTAGTGAACTCCGGAACGTTGAGCAGCTCCCATACACTCCCTGGTTGCTGACTTCTGTACAGTCCAACATGGAGTCGCTTGAGGAGCAGTGGCACTGACccgagctgctgctgctgtcacttCCAGGACAGTCCGCAAGGTAACCACTACACACGGAGCGGTGCCCATGGTAGCAACTAAGTCCCGAGGTGCTTCCGGAGTCACCCAGGCGGGAAGAGGAAGCTGGTGCCATGTGCACCACAGTAGGATACAAAAGTCCTGGCTGGAAGGGTCGATTGTGACCTTTGTGGAGTCCATTCCCTTGCTGACCTTCAGGTTGTGGAAAGGTCAAGCCCTGAAAATAGTAGTGCTGGTACATGGTTTCGTATTGGGAAAAGCAGGCTGCACGAGAAAAATTGCGTCCATGGAATTTGGGCCGTTTGAAAGAATGGGTTTGAGGGTAAGCAGGGGCACGATGCTCCAGGCCACAATGGTGCGGGTTTAGCGTGTGTTCCAAGTGCAGGGCAGGGTAACCCCGTATAAAAGAGGATTGTGGAGGATAGAGGCCCTGCTCAGGGTGCTGGTCCACTGTTAGAACAGTGATGGGGTTGCCATGGGGGTCCATGCTGGTCCGTGTAGGGTAGGCCGTCACCTGTCCAGCTCTGTGCACCCTTCCTGGATAATGAACAGGGAGGACGACTCTCTGCTGGCGGCTGTGGACTGGGTTTCCTGGATCAAGACAAACAGCGCCTGGGTTTCCCTTCTTTTGTTCTGGGTAGAAAATAATAAAGCACAGGTTTAGAAATTAAAAAGTGATTCAAGAACATAAGTTTGAACATATCTGACAGCAGAGTCAGCATCTTATGCTCACCGATAATGTTGTGCCTGCAGTGAGGACAAGTGTGGTGCTGAAGTAGCCACGGGTCCACACATTTCTTGTGGAATCGGTGTGCACACGGGATCACTCTCAACTCCTGTAAAAGGGAAGGATTGGAGATCAACAGATTagttttaacatttttgtaaCCATTCTGGCATGCAATAATTGCAGGCCCCCCAAagatgcttttttcttcttctagtaACTAACGATTTATATCAGGGGTGTCTAATCCTGATTTCTCTCCAGCCTGTCCCTACACAGCCTGGTAGATTTTAGTACCCTGGAAGATCTCAATTAGCTGGTCAAGGTGTGTTTATTTAGGGATGGAACTTAATTTTACAGCAAGGTTTACAAATCCTCCAGTAGCAGGATTTTAATCAAGTTACTGAAGATGACGCCATGCAATGTAAACTGTAGATGGCACCACCGTAACACAGCATGTCAGTGCTCAAGAtgctaaaaaatatcttaaaactaGTACTCACAGGTTGTAAAAATTGCACTGCTGCTACTGCTTTATAAGACTAATAAGCCCAACACTTCAAACTAAGGCAAAGTGTCTCAAAATCGAAAACGTGAACATTCCCAACCCCTTCCGAGAAAGCTTTCAGTCAGAAAGCATAACTTCACCGATCTCACCCACAGAAGCATGACTCATCCCCCTCCCTCTGCCTTTCCACCCTGCTTTTGTTGCTTTTCTTCATCATCGCAGACAAACGCTTTGATGCCACCGAGCCTTTTATACTGCCACTTCCTCTGTGATTCCCAGACGCCTTGATTTCTTTGTTGTGTGCTTTCTTTTTAGCATGACACAAAACCGCAAGTGACGAATATAACAAATGCCACCAGGGTTAGTCTTCATATACTTTGAGACAAAAGAAGTTCAGGGAGGCTAAGAAATGGATGTGTATGGAGACAACACGGTCAAGAACCTCAGAGAGGCCCATTGCCCCATAACCAAATCAACCAAAATAAATACACTAGAAAGCATGACTAATTTTCCAGGGTTCTTCAGCAGTGGCTTGGCATACTCCTCTAGACTGTCAGCCTGTCATTTGGTTTTGGAATAGATATTAAAGAACTGACAAGGTGAGGAAAAACTGCTTGTTTGGCCAATGtgcaatacttaaaaaaaagtttttgaacattTCTGAAGATCATTACCTCGCCATCCATGTATCTCTCAAGGCAAATGGCACAGTCTGATGTGGAACTACTGCTCACTGAGTCTGATGCTCCGCAGCTGGCCTCACGCTGACTTTTGACCTTAGCCTTGAACTTGCGTGTCTCCATCTTCTCCAGGGCCTGAATGGCCATCCGGTTCATGGAACTCTGACAGGTGGGGAAACAATTATGGACAGAAGAAGAGATAGAAGAAAAACAAGGCATGTCAGGAGAGCAACAAATGTAGGAGAACCTCCAAACGTAGGTTTGAGAGGAGCCTAATCATTAAGGACAGAATAGGCAGACAAACTAGTGAAACTTCTTAAAATTGTATACTTTTTGCAAAGGAATTCAATGGCATGTAGCAATGAGGTTGCATTATGGAGCCTCACCTGGCTGCGTCTTTGCTTGAGCTTTATCTTGATGAGGAGGATGAGGCAGACCAGAGACACCACAACGAAGAACGCCAGGAAGATTCCCATGTCAAAATACTCTGTGGGCTGCAATAGTACACAACGGCAGGAAAACGTCAGCAcattttaaagataaagtgtatgCAGAGAAACCAAATAAGATTACAAACTTTgtaaaaatgacttaaatgacATAACGGAACAGCAAAACACAACCTGCTCTAGAGGGTGTACTTTAAAGAAGAATCATTTTTTTATAGCATGCTATGCACCAACTCTGCAACTATataatgatatgatatgatatgatatatgatatataaaaggacaaaaaaaaatctagataaaCTTTGGGACCCATCTCTACTAATGTTTTAATGCATGCAATCCAAGCATCAACTCTTACCCTTGGCGGTCGGTGTTGGATCCTGGCTCGAGCAACTTTTTGCTTATTGACTATGTTCATCAGTTTAACCGCATCGGCTCCTTTGACATACACCACCGGCCTCTTTAAGGGGTCTTCTGAAACCTGGTTCAGCTGGAGAAAATCAAGAGAGAAAAGACAGaccttgagaaaaaaaataatacaagctCTCATGGCAGACCACTTAACAAATAATGATAGTTATAGAGTTGGGTAGAGTAAAAACTCTCAAAAACAGCAGCAACAAAACCCATTACAATGCTGTGGCTTACTTGGAAAAATacatgtcatttgtttaatgaaTAACATTTTCAATCTGCCAAATCAACATGAACTCGGTTGCCGGGGAAAAGCTCTGCCGACAACATACACCCATGTGAAAAAGCAACCTATAGAGTCCAGACGTGGAAACTGTGGTTGGACCTTTTCCTCTATAGAAGGGGAAAATAGCAGTAAACCAATTGCATGTTGCGAATATAGATGCTCGATTTAGCCTTGTAGCTCCCTCAGACTACAGCTCCAGTCTGTAATTTGAAAAACCTGAGGGAAATACCAGGGATATTCAAGCCTCTATTTCTCCCTCTGTCGTCATGTCTCTGATGTGAAATATGGGAAGTTGAAAGATAGTCATTTAAGTGTTCTTTCCCCCCTCTTATTTTTCAAATCTGTTCGGGTTTTCATTCAAGAAAAGATGCACAGACTCCGGGAAAGCCTCACGTTTCTCTATGATTATGCATTACAGTATGACAGAAATGTTCTAATGTTACAAATACGACAGAAGAAAAACTTGCTATGATGCTTGGATGTTTCCGAGGAAGATGTTAGCTAGATATGCAGTTGCTAGATTGTTCTGTTGGTTACTGGCCCACCctcacatttttaaaaagggaCCCTACATGTGCCTAAAGGGTCAGAAAATGAAATGCTATAAGAGGCTATGGGATTTTTCACCTATTTATTCATTCAGAAGGCAAAAACCagatcatttaaaaagtaatagCATTCATTTTGCATTAACCTGCACTATATGAGCTATCACAGATGTATTTGGTAATGTACGTCTGGTTACTGAGggggagaaaagagagagagaaaacgaatAAGGACAGAACTGGGTTAGGATCTGGGGTAGGGAACTAGAGTAGGATCTAGCAGGTGATGATGAAAGCTTTTCCCTTAATGCTCTGCCCCGTGATTAAAACTTTCCTCGTCCTCCCCAAAGCCTTGAGGCTTTAAACTGTAATCTGTGCGACAGAGGAAGCCGAATGAGTCTGGACAGAGGTGCTGGCATTGGAATGTTCTGCGCTGACTCCTTTCATGTGGTCTACACAGAAGCTCTTTTATCTCGTCTGTACACCGTTTACAACTGAACGAGGGAGAGGGGGAAAAAGCAAGTCTGGGCCTGgtttggaagaaaaaaataccACAGTGAAAGAGTGGGGAGTGGAAAGAAAGACCCTTGCTCACTCCAAAGCAGTGACAAATAAAAAGACTTCCGCAGATCAGCCTTTTCCACAGACAGTGGTGAGAATACGTCCTGCACCACGGTTTCCCGCTTTTTTGTTAGTATTTCTAAAAGTTCAgcaatttaactgtattttgctTAGATTTAAGCATTGTCATGACAAAGGTACATTTTATCAAGACCCATATGCTCACCAAAGCGACATATTTGATGCATATgttctatttaatatattaaaaaacaaatgtaaaaagtaatttaCTGTCACATGATCCGTAAGAAATTTtttatgtgctgatttggtgtttatatatatatatatatatatatatatatatatatatatatatatatatatatatatatatatatatatatatatatatatatatatataaaaaaaacaccaaatcagcacataaaACAATTCTGACTGatcttttttagtttgtttttttctaatatattaaaaatatttagcagcacagaCGTATTCAATATTTTTCTGgacatgtaactttttttttttcaggattctttgatgaatagaaagttcaaaacaacagcatttatttgaaatgtaaatcttgTTCTATTATAAAATTGTCTCTTATGTTCAATGaactgcatccttgctgaacaaaaatatttttcaaaattgttatttttacttttacacatggtagtttttttgtttgattttttttacttttttacttatatatatatacacacacacacacacacacacacacacacacacacacacacacacacacacacatacatggttATTGTAGTTAAACCACAGTAACCACAAATGTACAATGGTTTAGCAATGGCTATTTTATAACTTCAACACATCACTGATGTTACACTCACTTGGTCAATAGCATCTGTATTTTCCGAGACGTCAAAGATAACCGCTGTGGCCCCTCTCTGAACGGCTCTCTTTGCCTGTGAGAACGAGAACAAAGAAAAAGCTTATTCAACAGTACGCTTAagtttttcttaattaaaaagatttgtattaaattttttcATAAGTAAATATTTCAATCCCTGTTCAACCTGTTTCATTCCCAACCACTAGAGCTTGCTCTTACCCCTCAGCTAGATGGCTCTCGAGTCAGTGTGTAGAACAAGCAAACACACTTTGTGATGGCTAAAGTGGCTTTCTGTTCATAACTACAGCTCAAAGCTTTGATCACTGTGTTCAGTTGTGCTATCATTGCCTTATTTGTTCACTATTTTATTGCCATCTTGATGTTCATTGTTTTATTATCTTAATAGATGACTGACATCACATAACCAGACTTGCATTTTGTTTACACACCGACGGCTGGGTATGTTCCAACTCCACTCATGCGAAAAGAAcaggctgaaataaaaaaaagcaaaataaagagATCAAAGCGGCAATGTGCAGCTCTATAACTCTGTTATCAGAGTAGCAAAGGGATGGCACTGTTCCAAGCCCAAGGCATTCTGGGTACTATGAGAGAAAGCATGGCCTCTCCACAGACTGCTTGTGTGCTTATGCAcgtctatgagtgtgtgtgtgtgtggtagggaCATTGCCAGTGACTGTTCAACTAACAATACATGTACCCTCAGACACCATTACACTGTTCATTTATgtcaaagtaatttatttatctcAAGCTCAATGTAAAAGGCCTAAATGAGAAAGTTGGTGTAGGTTGGGATTAAGTGAAAAGTTTATGATCATCTTAGGATattttttcaacctttttttATCCACCATAGCTCCATTCAAATCATATTTTCTGCAAGTTTAACGCAGCACAATCTAACTACATGCTGTAGACGCTGGCTAGGAAGTTGACAATAACCAACTcaagtaatttagttttttgatGCGCACCACACTATGATGGGTCTGGTGATGTTGTAAACTGATCTTGCTAAATAGTAACTTAGAAGtccaaatcaaataaaacattggGACATAGTTAAAAATGTTGACGCCAACATTCAATATCAAATCCTACATGTTTTTTCAACTCAAGGCTCACTGAATCCCACAAGAAAATCACAGTGAAACCGATTCCCATTCTGACTTCTGTTAGCTTGAGCGAGAAGGACAAAAACAAGCCAGAGAAAACTCCTGGGACTGCAATTGTGTAGCACAAAGGCGCTGCAGCAGTATTAccaaattcaaatagaaaatgaacAAAGCAAACATTTTGAACACCTTCTCCACCTTTCCCAACATAATATTGGATAAAGCAAGCAATTTTAGGAGAGCTAAAGAAATTATAATagtgaaaagaaaaatgttaagttaaataaaataaatcatggcAGGAAAAGGCATTATAAAAGATAAGCAACACAATATTCTTATCTTAATTATTACGCCCCGAGACGTATTTTACAGTCTTTGATgagatttataattttattttaaaagggaaTATGCTCAGTAAACATCAGAACGAAGACGACATGAGGGAATCAATGGGATTCACGAGGGAACACCTCAAGAGATGAAAACGAAGTGGAAGCTAATGACTGTTTATGTCTTGTCAACTTTTAAATTCGTATTATCGTTCGGCTGATTGACTGATTCACAGGAATGCGGAAACAGACTGAACTCTTGCGCTCTACCTTGTTTGCTTCACATCAGTGTGCTTCAGCTCTTTTGAAGATGGCAATTTCGGTTAATTATTAATAGTGCTCAATAAAAGAGCTGTAGGAGGAAAATGAGGgtttgagagagagacagagaggggtgGCTGGCAGAAAGAacgagagtgagagagtgagagagtgagagagagagagagagagagagagagagagagagagagagagagagagagagcaacagaGTAAGAGAACAGGCCAGAAGAAAGAGACATGGAATCTACTTTGAGCAAGTGCTGTGATGTAGCAACTTGCCTaatgacagcaaaaaaaaaagcctcttaAGACGAAGCAAAAACCACCACGCAACCCCCCACACACACGTTGTTCAGGTGTCACACACACAATCCCCTCCAGCAGTGTTGAAGAAGCTACTCTGAAACTATAGCTACTCTTTTGAATGAGTAGTTGGCTACACAAGCTACTTACTGTACAAACTACATTAAAGCTACTTCTGAACCatacttttttttccagtttttttaaataaacattgactgaagtaaaaaaaaaaaaaaaaaaaaaaaaaacaaacttattttagt of the Carassius gibelio isolate Cgi1373 ecotype wild population from Czech Republic chromosome A5, carGib1.2-hapl.c, whole genome shotgun sequence genome contains:
- the znrf3 gene encoding E3 ubiquitin-protein ligase znrf3 isoform X2: MHPLGLCNNNDEEDLYEYGWVGVVKLEQPELDPSCLTVLGKAKRAVQRGATAVIFDVSENTDAIDQLNQVSEDPLKRPVVYVKGADAVKLMNIVNKQKVARARIQHRPPRPTEYFDMGIFLAFFVVVSLVCLILLIKIKLKQRRSQSSMNRMAIQALEKMETRKFKAKVKSQREASCGASDSVSSSSTSDCAICLERYMDGEELRVIPCAHRFHKKCVDPWLLQHHTCPHCRHNIIEQKKGNPGAVCLDPGNPVHSRQQRVVLPVHYPGRVHRAGQVTAYPTRTSMDPHGNPITVLTVDQHPEQGLYPPQSSFIRGYPALHLEHTLNPHHCGLEHRAPAYPQTHSFKRPKFHGRNFSRAACFSQYETMYQHYYFQGLTFPQPEGQQGNGLHKGHNRPFQPGLLYPTVVHMAPASSSRLGDSGSTSGLSCYHGHRSVCSGYLADCPGSDSSSSSGQCHCSSSDSMLDCTEVSNQGVYGSCSTFRSSLSSDYDPYVYRSKSPCRGSAGEAGTVFAATAQADDTSATVSGMMDCLQPQLGACYSSGDQLSNCSLEPNCSSHSSVESRELTTSAGPLEGTVAEKSHSSVKPCGEQGLACNCFEVPNLEHKGKEGDDRGHCRWAAESQAVASPQNFYSVSSEQLQSPDHVSYDGLPCCFYTEMTVHQGSASHYAEDCSVNIQYAQTDSDSCMGQGCCELAQRIPIIPEDTDYELGLGLEPQTSLLPPRLTAEREERTSEETCDLFFTSGQYRGQVYQQPQDEEARALFPSRCSGVSETQGGGKASFDGSGLC
- the znrf3 gene encoding E3 ubiquitin-protein ligase znrf3 isoform X1, whose product is MMILPRTGFGRGAYSVVLVLFWVFGSVLAKDTAFVEVVLFESSPNGDYTTYTTGLQGRFSRAGATISAEGDIVQMHPLGLCNNNDEEDLYEYGWVGVVKLEQPELDPSCLTVLGKAKRAVQRGATAVIFDVSENTDAIDQLNQVSEDPLKRPVVYVKGADAVKLMNIVNKQKVARARIQHRPPRPTEYFDMGIFLAFFVVVSLVCLILLIKIKLKQRRSQSSMNRMAIQALEKMETRKFKAKVKSQREASCGASDSVSSSSTSDCAICLERYMDGEELRVIPCAHRFHKKCVDPWLLQHHTCPHCRHNIIEQKKGNPGAVCLDPGNPVHSRQQRVVLPVHYPGRVHRAGQVTAYPTRTSMDPHGNPITVLTVDQHPEQGLYPPQSSFIRGYPALHLEHTLNPHHCGLEHRAPAYPQTHSFKRPKFHGRNFSRAACFSQYETMYQHYYFQGLTFPQPEGQQGNGLHKGHNRPFQPGLLYPTVVHMAPASSSRLGDSGSTSGLSCYHGHRSVCSGYLADCPGSDSSSSSGQCHCSSSDSMLDCTEVSNQGVYGSCSTFRSSLSSDYDPYVYRSKSPCRGSAGEAGTVFAATAQADDTSATVSGMMDCLQPQLGACYSSGDQLSNCSLEPNCSSHSSVESRELTTSAGPLEGTVAEKSHSSVKPCGEQGLACNCFEVPNLEHKGKEGDDRGHCRWAAESQAVASPQNFYSVSSEQLQSPDHVSYDGLPCCFYTEMTVHQGSASHYAEDCSVNIQYAQTDSDSCMGQGCCELAQRIPIIPEDTDYELGLGLEPQTSLLPPRLTAEREERTSEETCDLFFTSGQYRGQVYQQPQDEEARALFPSRCSGVSETQGGGKASFDGSGLC